The following proteins come from a genomic window of Macaca fascicularis isolate 582-1 chromosome 8, T2T-MFA8v1.1:
- the ENTPD4 gene encoding ectonucleoside triphosphate diphosphohydrolase 4 isoform X3 translates to MKHSSRIGISCLFPASWHFSISPVGCPRILNTNLRQIIVISVLAAAVSLLYFSVVIIRNKYGRLTRDKKFQRYLARVTDIEATDTNNPSVNYGIVVDCGSSGSRVFVYCWPRHNGNPRDLLDIRQMRDKNRKPVVMKIKPGISEFATSPEKVSDYISPLLNFAAEHVPRAKHKETPLYILCTAGMRILPESQQKAILEDLLTDIPVHFDFLFSDSHAEVISGKQEGVYAWIGINFVLGRFEHIEDDDEAVVEVNIPGSESSEAIVRKRTAGILDMGGVSTQIAYEVPKTEEVAKNLLAEFNLGCDVHQTEHVYRVYVATFLGFGGNAARQRYEDRIFANTIQKNRLLGKQTGLTPDMPYLDPCLPLDIKDEIQQNGQTIYLRGTGDFDLCRETIQPFMNKTNETLTSLNGVYQPPIHFQNSEFYGFSEFYYCTEDVLRMGGDYNAAKFTKAAKDYCATKWSILRERFDRGLYASHADLHRLKYQCFKSAWMFEVFHRGFSFPVNYKSLKTALQVYDKEVQWTLGAILYRTRFLPLRDIQQEAFRASHTHWRGVSFVYNHYLFSGCFLVVLLAILLYLLRLRRIHRRTLRNGSAAALWMEEGLPTQNAAGTL, encoded by the exons ATGAAGCACTCTTCAAG GATTGGCATCTCCTGTCTTTTTCCTGCTTCTTGGCATTTTAGCATATCTCCAGTAGGGTGTCCTCGAATTCTGAATACCAATTTACGCCAGATTATTGTCATTAGTGTCCTGGCTGCTGCTgtttcacttttatatttttctgttgtcATAATCCGAAATAAGTATGGGCGACTAACCAGAGACAAGAAATTTCAAAG GTACCTGGCACGAGTTACCGACATTGAAGCTACAGACACCAATAACCCCAGTGTGAACTACGGGATTGTGGTGGACTGTGGCAGCAGTGGCTCTCGAGTATTTGTCTATTGCTGGCCAAGGCATAATGGCAATCCACGTGATCTGTTGGATATCAGGCAAATGAGGGATAAAAACCGAAAGCCAGTGGTCATGAAGATAAAACCGG GCATTTCAGAATTTGCTACCTCTCCAGAGAAAGTCAGTGATTACATTTCTCCACTTTTGAACTTTGCTGCAGAGCATGTGCCACGGGCAAAACACAAAGAGACGCCTCTCTACATTCTCTGCACGGCTGGAATGAGAATCCTCCCTGAAAG CCAGCAGAAAGCTATTCTGGAAGACCTTCTGACCGATATTCCCGTGCactttgactttctgttttctgaCTCTCATGCAGAAGTAATTTCTGGGAAACAAGAAG GTGTGTATGCTTGGATTGGCATTAATTTTGTCCTTGGACGATTTGAGCATATTGAAGATG ATGATGAGGCAGTTGTGGAAGTTAACATTCCTGGAAGTGAAAGCAGTGAAGCCATTGTCCGTAAAAGGACAGCGGGCATTCTCGACATGGGCGGCGTGTCGACTCAGATAGCGTACGAAGTCCCCAAAACT GAAGAAGTAGCTAAAAACTTGTTAGCTGAATTTAACTTGGGATGTGATGTTCACCAAACTGAGCATGTGTATCGAGTCTATGTGGCCACCTTTCTTGGGTTTGGTGGCAATGCTGCTCGACAGAGATACGAAGACAGAATATTTGCCAACACCATTCAAAAGAACAG GCTCCTGGGTAAACAGACTGGTCTGACTCCTGATATGCCGTACCTGGACCCCTGCCTACCCCTAGATATTAAAGATGAAATCCAGCAAAATGGACAAACCATATACCTACGAGGGACTGGAGACTTTGACCTGTGTCGAGAGACTATCCAGCCTTTCATGAATAAAACAAACGAGACCCTGACTTCCCTCAATGGGGTCTACCAGCCCCCAATTCACTTCCAGAACAGTGAATTCTATGGCTTTTCCGAATTCTACTACTGCACCGAGGATGTGTTACGAATGGGGGGAGACTACAATGCTGCTAAATTTACTAAAGCTGCAAAG GATTATTGTGCAACAAAGTGGTCCATTTTGCGGGAACGCTTTGACCGAGGACTGTACGCCTCTCATGCTGACCTCCACAGGCTTAA GTATCAGTGCTTCAAATCGGCCTGGATGTTTGAGGTGTTTCATAGGGGCTTCTCATTTCCTGTCAACTATAAAAGCTTAAAGACTGCCTTGCAAGTTTATGACAAGGAGGTTCAGTGGACCCTTGGAGCCATCCTCTACAGGACCCGCTTTCTACCATTAAG AGACATCCAGCAGGAAGCCTTCCGGGCCAGTCACACCCACTGGCGGGGCGTCTCCTTTGTCTACAACCACTACCTGTTCTCTGGCTGCTTCCTGGTGGTGCTGCTGGCCATCCTGCTGTACCTGCTGCGGCTGCGGCGCATCCACCGGCGCACTCTCCGGAACGGCTCGGCCGCCGCCCTCTGGATGGAGGAGGGCCTTCCCACCCAGAACGCCGCGGGGACCTTGTGA
- the ENTPD4 gene encoding ectonucleoside triphosphate diphosphohydrolase 4 isoform X1: MKHSSRIGISCLFPASWHFSISPVGCPRILNTNLRQIIVISVLAAAVSLLYFSVVIIRNKYGRLTRDKKFQRYLARVTDIEATDTNNPSVNYGIVVDCGSSGSRVFVYCWPRHNGNPRDLLDIRQMRDKNRKPVVMKIKPGISEFATSPEKVSDYISPLLNFAAEHVPRAKHKETPLYILCTAGMRILPESQQKAILEDLLTDIPVHFDFLFSDSHAEVISGKQEGVYAWIGINFVLGRFEHIEDDDEAVVEVNIPGSESSEAIVRKRTAGILDMGGVSTQIAYEVPKTVSFASSQQEEVAKNLLAEFNLGCDVHQTEHVYRVYVATFLGFGGNAARQRYEDRIFANTIQKNRLLGKQTGLTPDMPYLDPCLPLDIKDEIQQNGQTIYLRGTGDFDLCRETIQPFMNKTNETLTSLNGVYQPPIHFQNSEFYGFSEFYYCTEDVLRMGGDYNAAKFTKAAKDYCATKWSILRERFDRGLYASHADLHRLKYQCFKSAWMFEVFHRGFSFPVNYKSLKTALQVYDKEVQWTLGAILYRTRFLPLRDIQQEAFRASHTHWRGVSFVYNHYLFSGCFLVVLLAILLYLLRLRRIHRRTLRNGSAAALWMEEGLPTQNAAGTL, encoded by the exons ATGAAGCACTCTTCAAG GATTGGCATCTCCTGTCTTTTTCCTGCTTCTTGGCATTTTAGCATATCTCCAGTAGGGTGTCCTCGAATTCTGAATACCAATTTACGCCAGATTATTGTCATTAGTGTCCTGGCTGCTGCTgtttcacttttatatttttctgttgtcATAATCCGAAATAAGTATGGGCGACTAACCAGAGACAAGAAATTTCAAAG GTACCTGGCACGAGTTACCGACATTGAAGCTACAGACACCAATAACCCCAGTGTGAACTACGGGATTGTGGTGGACTGTGGCAGCAGTGGCTCTCGAGTATTTGTCTATTGCTGGCCAAGGCATAATGGCAATCCACGTGATCTGTTGGATATCAGGCAAATGAGGGATAAAAACCGAAAGCCAGTGGTCATGAAGATAAAACCGG GCATTTCAGAATTTGCTACCTCTCCAGAGAAAGTCAGTGATTACATTTCTCCACTTTTGAACTTTGCTGCAGAGCATGTGCCACGGGCAAAACACAAAGAGACGCCTCTCTACATTCTCTGCACGGCTGGAATGAGAATCCTCCCTGAAAG CCAGCAGAAAGCTATTCTGGAAGACCTTCTGACCGATATTCCCGTGCactttgactttctgttttctgaCTCTCATGCAGAAGTAATTTCTGGGAAACAAGAAG GTGTGTATGCTTGGATTGGCATTAATTTTGTCCTTGGACGATTTGAGCATATTGAAGATG ATGATGAGGCAGTTGTGGAAGTTAACATTCCTGGAAGTGAAAGCAGTGAAGCCATTGTCCGTAAAAGGACAGCGGGCATTCTCGACATGGGCGGCGTGTCGACTCAGATAGCGTACGAAGTCCCCAAAACTGTAAGCTTTGCGTCCTCACAGCAG GAAGAAGTAGCTAAAAACTTGTTAGCTGAATTTAACTTGGGATGTGATGTTCACCAAACTGAGCATGTGTATCGAGTCTATGTGGCCACCTTTCTTGGGTTTGGTGGCAATGCTGCTCGACAGAGATACGAAGACAGAATATTTGCCAACACCATTCAAAAGAACAG GCTCCTGGGTAAACAGACTGGTCTGACTCCTGATATGCCGTACCTGGACCCCTGCCTACCCCTAGATATTAAAGATGAAATCCAGCAAAATGGACAAACCATATACCTACGAGGGACTGGAGACTTTGACCTGTGTCGAGAGACTATCCAGCCTTTCATGAATAAAACAAACGAGACCCTGACTTCCCTCAATGGGGTCTACCAGCCCCCAATTCACTTCCAGAACAGTGAATTCTATGGCTTTTCCGAATTCTACTACTGCACCGAGGATGTGTTACGAATGGGGGGAGACTACAATGCTGCTAAATTTACTAAAGCTGCAAAG GATTATTGTGCAACAAAGTGGTCCATTTTGCGGGAACGCTTTGACCGAGGACTGTACGCCTCTCATGCTGACCTCCACAGGCTTAA GTATCAGTGCTTCAAATCGGCCTGGATGTTTGAGGTGTTTCATAGGGGCTTCTCATTTCCTGTCAACTATAAAAGCTTAAAGACTGCCTTGCAAGTTTATGACAAGGAGGTTCAGTGGACCCTTGGAGCCATCCTCTACAGGACCCGCTTTCTACCATTAAG AGACATCCAGCAGGAAGCCTTCCGGGCCAGTCACACCCACTGGCGGGGCGTCTCCTTTGTCTACAACCACTACCTGTTCTCTGGCTGCTTCCTGGTGGTGCTGCTGGCCATCCTGCTGTACCTGCTGCGGCTGCGGCGCATCCACCGGCGCACTCTCCGGAACGGCTCGGCCGCCGCCCTCTGGATGGAGGAGGGCCTTCCCACCCAGAACGCCGCGGGGACCTTGTGA
- the ENTPD4 gene encoding ectonucleoside triphosphate diphosphohydrolase 4 isoform X6 — protein sequence MRDKNRKPVVMKIKPGISEFATSPEKVSDYISPLLNFAAEHVPRAKHKETPLYILCTAGMRILPESQQKAILEDLLTDIPVHFDFLFSDSHAEVISGKQEGVYAWIGINFVLGRFEHIEDDDEAVVEVNIPGSESSEAIVRKRTAGILDMGGVSTQIAYEVPKTEEVAKNLLAEFNLGCDVHQTEHVYRVYVATFLGFGGNAARQRYEDRIFANTIQKNRLLGKQTGLTPDMPYLDPCLPLDIKDEIQQNGQTIYLRGTGDFDLCRETIQPFMNKTNETLTSLNGVYQPPIHFQNSEFYGFSEFYYCTEDVLRMGGDYNAAKFTKAAKDYCATKWSILRERFDRGLYASHADLHRLKYQCFKSAWMFEVFHRGFSFPVNYKSLKTALQVYDKEVQWTLGAILYRTRFLPLRDIQQEAFRASHTHWRGVSFVYNHYLFSGCFLVVLLAILLYLLRLRRIHRRTLRNGSAAALWMEEGLPTQNAAGTL from the exons ATGAGGGATAAAAACCGAAAGCCAGTGGTCATGAAGATAAAACCGG GCATTTCAGAATTTGCTACCTCTCCAGAGAAAGTCAGTGATTACATTTCTCCACTTTTGAACTTTGCTGCAGAGCATGTGCCACGGGCAAAACACAAAGAGACGCCTCTCTACATTCTCTGCACGGCTGGAATGAGAATCCTCCCTGAAAG CCAGCAGAAAGCTATTCTGGAAGACCTTCTGACCGATATTCCCGTGCactttgactttctgttttctgaCTCTCATGCAGAAGTAATTTCTGGGAAACAAGAAG GTGTGTATGCTTGGATTGGCATTAATTTTGTCCTTGGACGATTTGAGCATATTGAAGATG ATGATGAGGCAGTTGTGGAAGTTAACATTCCTGGAAGTGAAAGCAGTGAAGCCATTGTCCGTAAAAGGACAGCGGGCATTCTCGACATGGGCGGCGTGTCGACTCAGATAGCGTACGAAGTCCCCAAAACT GAAGAAGTAGCTAAAAACTTGTTAGCTGAATTTAACTTGGGATGTGATGTTCACCAAACTGAGCATGTGTATCGAGTCTATGTGGCCACCTTTCTTGGGTTTGGTGGCAATGCTGCTCGACAGAGATACGAAGACAGAATATTTGCCAACACCATTCAAAAGAACAG GCTCCTGGGTAAACAGACTGGTCTGACTCCTGATATGCCGTACCTGGACCCCTGCCTACCCCTAGATATTAAAGATGAAATCCAGCAAAATGGACAAACCATATACCTACGAGGGACTGGAGACTTTGACCTGTGTCGAGAGACTATCCAGCCTTTCATGAATAAAACAAACGAGACCCTGACTTCCCTCAATGGGGTCTACCAGCCCCCAATTCACTTCCAGAACAGTGAATTCTATGGCTTTTCCGAATTCTACTACTGCACCGAGGATGTGTTACGAATGGGGGGAGACTACAATGCTGCTAAATTTACTAAAGCTGCAAAG GATTATTGTGCAACAAAGTGGTCCATTTTGCGGGAACGCTTTGACCGAGGACTGTACGCCTCTCATGCTGACCTCCACAGGCTTAA GTATCAGTGCTTCAAATCGGCCTGGATGTTTGAGGTGTTTCATAGGGGCTTCTCATTTCCTGTCAACTATAAAAGCTTAAAGACTGCCTTGCAAGTTTATGACAAGGAGGTTCAGTGGACCCTTGGAGCCATCCTCTACAGGACCCGCTTTCTACCATTAAG AGACATCCAGCAGGAAGCCTTCCGGGCCAGTCACACCCACTGGCGGGGCGTCTCCTTTGTCTACAACCACTACCTGTTCTCTGGCTGCTTCCTGGTGGTGCTGCTGGCCATCCTGCTGTACCTGCTGCGGCTGCGGCGCATCCACCGGCGCACTCTCCGGAACGGCTCGGCCGCCGCCCTCTGGATGGAGGAGGGCCTTCCCACCCAGAACGCCGCGGGGACCTTGTGA
- the ENTPD4 gene encoding ectonucleoside triphosphate diphosphohydrolase 4 isoform X5, which produces MRDKNRKPVVMKIKPGISEFATSPEKVSDYISPLLNFAAEHVPRAKHKETPLYILCTAGMRILPESQQKAILEDLLTDIPVHFDFLFSDSHAEVISGKQEGVYAWIGINFVLGRFEHIEDDDEAVVEVNIPGSESSEAIVRKRTAGILDMGGVSTQIAYEVPKTVSFASSQQEEVAKNLLAEFNLGCDVHQTEHVYRVYVATFLGFGGNAARQRYEDRIFANTIQKNRLLGKQTGLTPDMPYLDPCLPLDIKDEIQQNGQTIYLRGTGDFDLCRETIQPFMNKTNETLTSLNGVYQPPIHFQNSEFYGFSEFYYCTEDVLRMGGDYNAAKFTKAAKDYCATKWSILRERFDRGLYASHADLHRLKYQCFKSAWMFEVFHRGFSFPVNYKSLKTALQVYDKEVQWTLGAILYRTRFLPLRDIQQEAFRASHTHWRGVSFVYNHYLFSGCFLVVLLAILLYLLRLRRIHRRTLRNGSAAALWMEEGLPTQNAAGTL; this is translated from the exons ATGAGGGATAAAAACCGAAAGCCAGTGGTCATGAAGATAAAACCGG GCATTTCAGAATTTGCTACCTCTCCAGAGAAAGTCAGTGATTACATTTCTCCACTTTTGAACTTTGCTGCAGAGCATGTGCCACGGGCAAAACACAAAGAGACGCCTCTCTACATTCTCTGCACGGCTGGAATGAGAATCCTCCCTGAAAG CCAGCAGAAAGCTATTCTGGAAGACCTTCTGACCGATATTCCCGTGCactttgactttctgttttctgaCTCTCATGCAGAAGTAATTTCTGGGAAACAAGAAG GTGTGTATGCTTGGATTGGCATTAATTTTGTCCTTGGACGATTTGAGCATATTGAAGATG ATGATGAGGCAGTTGTGGAAGTTAACATTCCTGGAAGTGAAAGCAGTGAAGCCATTGTCCGTAAAAGGACAGCGGGCATTCTCGACATGGGCGGCGTGTCGACTCAGATAGCGTACGAAGTCCCCAAAACTGTAAGCTTTGCGTCCTCACAGCAG GAAGAAGTAGCTAAAAACTTGTTAGCTGAATTTAACTTGGGATGTGATGTTCACCAAACTGAGCATGTGTATCGAGTCTATGTGGCCACCTTTCTTGGGTTTGGTGGCAATGCTGCTCGACAGAGATACGAAGACAGAATATTTGCCAACACCATTCAAAAGAACAG GCTCCTGGGTAAACAGACTGGTCTGACTCCTGATATGCCGTACCTGGACCCCTGCCTACCCCTAGATATTAAAGATGAAATCCAGCAAAATGGACAAACCATATACCTACGAGGGACTGGAGACTTTGACCTGTGTCGAGAGACTATCCAGCCTTTCATGAATAAAACAAACGAGACCCTGACTTCCCTCAATGGGGTCTACCAGCCCCCAATTCACTTCCAGAACAGTGAATTCTATGGCTTTTCCGAATTCTACTACTGCACCGAGGATGTGTTACGAATGGGGGGAGACTACAATGCTGCTAAATTTACTAAAGCTGCAAAG GATTATTGTGCAACAAAGTGGTCCATTTTGCGGGAACGCTTTGACCGAGGACTGTACGCCTCTCATGCTGACCTCCACAGGCTTAA GTATCAGTGCTTCAAATCGGCCTGGATGTTTGAGGTGTTTCATAGGGGCTTCTCATTTCCTGTCAACTATAAAAGCTTAAAGACTGCCTTGCAAGTTTATGACAAGGAGGTTCAGTGGACCCTTGGAGCCATCCTCTACAGGACCCGCTTTCTACCATTAAG AGACATCCAGCAGGAAGCCTTCCGGGCCAGTCACACCCACTGGCGGGGCGTCTCCTTTGTCTACAACCACTACCTGTTCTCTGGCTGCTTCCTGGTGGTGCTGCTGGCCATCCTGCTGTACCTGCTGCGGCTGCGGCGCATCCACCGGCGCACTCTCCGGAACGGCTCGGCCGCCGCCCTCTGGATGGAGGAGGGCCTTCCCACCCAGAACGCCGCGGGGACCTTGTGA
- the ENTPD4 gene encoding ectonucleoside triphosphate diphosphohydrolase 4 isoform X2, with amino-acid sequence MGRIGISCLFPASWHFSISPVGCPRILNTNLRQIIVISVLAAAVSLLYFSVVIIRNKYGRLTRDKKFQRYLARVTDIEATDTNNPSVNYGIVVDCGSSGSRVFVYCWPRHNGNPRDLLDIRQMRDKNRKPVVMKIKPGISEFATSPEKVSDYISPLLNFAAEHVPRAKHKETPLYILCTAGMRILPESQQKAILEDLLTDIPVHFDFLFSDSHAEVISGKQEGVYAWIGINFVLGRFEHIEDDDEAVVEVNIPGSESSEAIVRKRTAGILDMGGVSTQIAYEVPKTVSFASSQQEEVAKNLLAEFNLGCDVHQTEHVYRVYVATFLGFGGNAARQRYEDRIFANTIQKNRLLGKQTGLTPDMPYLDPCLPLDIKDEIQQNGQTIYLRGTGDFDLCRETIQPFMNKTNETLTSLNGVYQPPIHFQNSEFYGFSEFYYCTEDVLRMGGDYNAAKFTKAAKDYCATKWSILRERFDRGLYASHADLHRLKYQCFKSAWMFEVFHRGFSFPVNYKSLKTALQVYDKEVQWTLGAILYRTRFLPLRDIQQEAFRASHTHWRGVSFVYNHYLFSGCFLVVLLAILLYLLRLRRIHRRTLRNGSAAALWMEEGLPTQNAAGTL; translated from the exons ATGGGGAG GATTGGCATCTCCTGTCTTTTTCCTGCTTCTTGGCATTTTAGCATATCTCCAGTAGGGTGTCCTCGAATTCTGAATACCAATTTACGCCAGATTATTGTCATTAGTGTCCTGGCTGCTGCTgtttcacttttatatttttctgttgtcATAATCCGAAATAAGTATGGGCGACTAACCAGAGACAAGAAATTTCAAAG GTACCTGGCACGAGTTACCGACATTGAAGCTACAGACACCAATAACCCCAGTGTGAACTACGGGATTGTGGTGGACTGTGGCAGCAGTGGCTCTCGAGTATTTGTCTATTGCTGGCCAAGGCATAATGGCAATCCACGTGATCTGTTGGATATCAGGCAAATGAGGGATAAAAACCGAAAGCCAGTGGTCATGAAGATAAAACCGG GCATTTCAGAATTTGCTACCTCTCCAGAGAAAGTCAGTGATTACATTTCTCCACTTTTGAACTTTGCTGCAGAGCATGTGCCACGGGCAAAACACAAAGAGACGCCTCTCTACATTCTCTGCACGGCTGGAATGAGAATCCTCCCTGAAAG CCAGCAGAAAGCTATTCTGGAAGACCTTCTGACCGATATTCCCGTGCactttgactttctgttttctgaCTCTCATGCAGAAGTAATTTCTGGGAAACAAGAAG GTGTGTATGCTTGGATTGGCATTAATTTTGTCCTTGGACGATTTGAGCATATTGAAGATG ATGATGAGGCAGTTGTGGAAGTTAACATTCCTGGAAGTGAAAGCAGTGAAGCCATTGTCCGTAAAAGGACAGCGGGCATTCTCGACATGGGCGGCGTGTCGACTCAGATAGCGTACGAAGTCCCCAAAACTGTAAGCTTTGCGTCCTCACAGCAG GAAGAAGTAGCTAAAAACTTGTTAGCTGAATTTAACTTGGGATGTGATGTTCACCAAACTGAGCATGTGTATCGAGTCTATGTGGCCACCTTTCTTGGGTTTGGTGGCAATGCTGCTCGACAGAGATACGAAGACAGAATATTTGCCAACACCATTCAAAAGAACAG GCTCCTGGGTAAACAGACTGGTCTGACTCCTGATATGCCGTACCTGGACCCCTGCCTACCCCTAGATATTAAAGATGAAATCCAGCAAAATGGACAAACCATATACCTACGAGGGACTGGAGACTTTGACCTGTGTCGAGAGACTATCCAGCCTTTCATGAATAAAACAAACGAGACCCTGACTTCCCTCAATGGGGTCTACCAGCCCCCAATTCACTTCCAGAACAGTGAATTCTATGGCTTTTCCGAATTCTACTACTGCACCGAGGATGTGTTACGAATGGGGGGAGACTACAATGCTGCTAAATTTACTAAAGCTGCAAAG GATTATTGTGCAACAAAGTGGTCCATTTTGCGGGAACGCTTTGACCGAGGACTGTACGCCTCTCATGCTGACCTCCACAGGCTTAA GTATCAGTGCTTCAAATCGGCCTGGATGTTTGAGGTGTTTCATAGGGGCTTCTCATTTCCTGTCAACTATAAAAGCTTAAAGACTGCCTTGCAAGTTTATGACAAGGAGGTTCAGTGGACCCTTGGAGCCATCCTCTACAGGACCCGCTTTCTACCATTAAG AGACATCCAGCAGGAAGCCTTCCGGGCCAGTCACACCCACTGGCGGGGCGTCTCCTTTGTCTACAACCACTACCTGTTCTCTGGCTGCTTCCTGGTGGTGCTGCTGGCCATCCTGCTGTACCTGCTGCGGCTGCGGCGCATCCACCGGCGCACTCTCCGGAACGGCTCGGCCGCCGCCCTCTGGATGGAGGAGGGCCTTCCCACCCAGAACGCCGCGGGGACCTTGTGA
- the ENTPD4 gene encoding ectonucleoside triphosphate diphosphohydrolase 4 isoform X4, translated as MGRIGISCLFPASWHFSISPVGCPRILNTNLRQIIVISVLAAAVSLLYFSVVIIRNKYGRLTRDKKFQRYLARVTDIEATDTNNPSVNYGIVVDCGSSGSRVFVYCWPRHNGNPRDLLDIRQMRDKNRKPVVMKIKPGISEFATSPEKVSDYISPLLNFAAEHVPRAKHKETPLYILCTAGMRILPESQQKAILEDLLTDIPVHFDFLFSDSHAEVISGKQEGVYAWIGINFVLGRFEHIEDDDEAVVEVNIPGSESSEAIVRKRTAGILDMGGVSTQIAYEVPKTEEVAKNLLAEFNLGCDVHQTEHVYRVYVATFLGFGGNAARQRYEDRIFANTIQKNRLLGKQTGLTPDMPYLDPCLPLDIKDEIQQNGQTIYLRGTGDFDLCRETIQPFMNKTNETLTSLNGVYQPPIHFQNSEFYGFSEFYYCTEDVLRMGGDYNAAKFTKAAKDYCATKWSILRERFDRGLYASHADLHRLKYQCFKSAWMFEVFHRGFSFPVNYKSLKTALQVYDKEVQWTLGAILYRTRFLPLRDIQQEAFRASHTHWRGVSFVYNHYLFSGCFLVVLLAILLYLLRLRRIHRRTLRNGSAAALWMEEGLPTQNAAGTL; from the exons ATGGGGAG GATTGGCATCTCCTGTCTTTTTCCTGCTTCTTGGCATTTTAGCATATCTCCAGTAGGGTGTCCTCGAATTCTGAATACCAATTTACGCCAGATTATTGTCATTAGTGTCCTGGCTGCTGCTgtttcacttttatatttttctgttgtcATAATCCGAAATAAGTATGGGCGACTAACCAGAGACAAGAAATTTCAAAG GTACCTGGCACGAGTTACCGACATTGAAGCTACAGACACCAATAACCCCAGTGTGAACTACGGGATTGTGGTGGACTGTGGCAGCAGTGGCTCTCGAGTATTTGTCTATTGCTGGCCAAGGCATAATGGCAATCCACGTGATCTGTTGGATATCAGGCAAATGAGGGATAAAAACCGAAAGCCAGTGGTCATGAAGATAAAACCGG GCATTTCAGAATTTGCTACCTCTCCAGAGAAAGTCAGTGATTACATTTCTCCACTTTTGAACTTTGCTGCAGAGCATGTGCCACGGGCAAAACACAAAGAGACGCCTCTCTACATTCTCTGCACGGCTGGAATGAGAATCCTCCCTGAAAG CCAGCAGAAAGCTATTCTGGAAGACCTTCTGACCGATATTCCCGTGCactttgactttctgttttctgaCTCTCATGCAGAAGTAATTTCTGGGAAACAAGAAG GTGTGTATGCTTGGATTGGCATTAATTTTGTCCTTGGACGATTTGAGCATATTGAAGATG ATGATGAGGCAGTTGTGGAAGTTAACATTCCTGGAAGTGAAAGCAGTGAAGCCATTGTCCGTAAAAGGACAGCGGGCATTCTCGACATGGGCGGCGTGTCGACTCAGATAGCGTACGAAGTCCCCAAAACT GAAGAAGTAGCTAAAAACTTGTTAGCTGAATTTAACTTGGGATGTGATGTTCACCAAACTGAGCATGTGTATCGAGTCTATGTGGCCACCTTTCTTGGGTTTGGTGGCAATGCTGCTCGACAGAGATACGAAGACAGAATATTTGCCAACACCATTCAAAAGAACAG GCTCCTGGGTAAACAGACTGGTCTGACTCCTGATATGCCGTACCTGGACCCCTGCCTACCCCTAGATATTAAAGATGAAATCCAGCAAAATGGACAAACCATATACCTACGAGGGACTGGAGACTTTGACCTGTGTCGAGAGACTATCCAGCCTTTCATGAATAAAACAAACGAGACCCTGACTTCCCTCAATGGGGTCTACCAGCCCCCAATTCACTTCCAGAACAGTGAATTCTATGGCTTTTCCGAATTCTACTACTGCACCGAGGATGTGTTACGAATGGGGGGAGACTACAATGCTGCTAAATTTACTAAAGCTGCAAAG GATTATTGTGCAACAAAGTGGTCCATTTTGCGGGAACGCTTTGACCGAGGACTGTACGCCTCTCATGCTGACCTCCACAGGCTTAA GTATCAGTGCTTCAAATCGGCCTGGATGTTTGAGGTGTTTCATAGGGGCTTCTCATTTCCTGTCAACTATAAAAGCTTAAAGACTGCCTTGCAAGTTTATGACAAGGAGGTTCAGTGGACCCTTGGAGCCATCCTCTACAGGACCCGCTTTCTACCATTAAG AGACATCCAGCAGGAAGCCTTCCGGGCCAGTCACACCCACTGGCGGGGCGTCTCCTTTGTCTACAACCACTACCTGTTCTCTGGCTGCTTCCTGGTGGTGCTGCTGGCCATCCTGCTGTACCTGCTGCGGCTGCGGCGCATCCACCGGCGCACTCTCCGGAACGGCTCGGCCGCCGCCCTCTGGATGGAGGAGGGCCTTCCCACCCAGAACGCCGCGGGGACCTTGTGA